The Actinomycetota bacterium genome includes a window with the following:
- a CDS encoding CBS domain-containing protein, with product MQIVVGHANPDFDAYAATVAATKVFPGARGVYLGSQNANVRAFHNLHEEFLDFVDLRGLDLSAVTRLVMVDTRDASRIGEIGSVALRPDVEVIVYDHHPPAEGDLTGVDDRSLDVGSTTSILVHEINRRGIALTPLEASVLLLGIHEDTGSLTYPGATAYDAEAAAYLMASGADMEVLNQFLSRALDSAQQELLERLVGSLEIWSIHGQEIAIGVAEADQYVDSASVLTHYIVEDMGYRVAIAVVRMPTRVQVVARSRVHGVDVGAVMTRIGGGGHTQAASAGFRDIEIQELLDRIARALDAEVRQPLTARDIASSPVRTVTPGASMHDAGELMARWGHGGLPVVEDGTLAGLVTRKDVDKAVRHQLDHAPVTGFMARDVITVSPGTDLITLEHLLASQGIGRLPVVEDQRIVGIVTRKDLLSAEFGDKYLDRRVPQARGRSTQRFLSSVESLLPEEAYAALHDLGALAEEEGLRLHVVGGFVRDMLLGRKNLDMDVVVEGDGVAFAEKAAQTLGGRVKVHRRFGTAVLVLSKTLHVDITSARTEYYTRPGALPTVERSSLRQDLFRRDFSVNAMAACLNPDCFGQIADPFGGLRDLERQTLRVLHSLSFVEDPTRVLRGARFERRYGFSMDSSTEALARRAVEMNMLDEVSGARLREEMLDIIDEDAPSEVFERLRELGVLDVLLPEGVSSSAVIEGLFAVERAYKRLSPMFGREPRRRVTLVAALLAGAGHGPAERWLRHMRFGREYGEPAIALAERGPATVRRLRDGRGMRDSRLYHLLSTVPDEAVVWVWATGGTLVRERVEHYVDVVSRIKPEVSGKDLIEMGLTPSARFSAILAQALDDRLDGKAVGREAERANLQRLVTKHERITAKEN from the coding sequence CCGGGGAGTGTACCTTGGCTCGCAAAATGCCAATGTCCGGGCCTTCCACAACCTGCACGAGGAGTTCCTCGACTTCGTGGATCTGAGGGGGCTGGACCTCTCTGCGGTGACACGGCTGGTGATGGTCGACACGCGAGACGCCAGTCGAATCGGTGAGATCGGGTCCGTGGCCTTGCGGCCTGATGTCGAGGTCATCGTCTACGATCATCACCCTCCGGCGGAGGGTGATCTCACCGGCGTCGACGACCGGTCTCTCGATGTCGGATCGACGACATCGATACTGGTCCACGAGATCAACCGTCGGGGTATCGCGCTGACGCCGCTCGAGGCGTCCGTGCTTCTCCTTGGCATACACGAGGACACGGGATCGCTCACGTACCCGGGGGCGACCGCGTACGATGCCGAGGCTGCTGCATACCTGATGGCTTCGGGGGCCGATATGGAGGTCCTGAACCAGTTTCTGAGCCGGGCGCTTGATAGTGCCCAGCAAGAACTGCTCGAGCGGCTCGTTGGGTCGCTCGAGATTTGGAGCATCCACGGTCAGGAGATCGCGATCGGCGTTGCCGAGGCCGACCAGTATGTGGACTCTGCGAGCGTGCTGACGCACTACATCGTTGAGGACATGGGCTACCGCGTAGCGATAGCCGTCGTGCGGATGCCGACGCGTGTCCAGGTCGTGGCCAGGAGCCGCGTCCATGGCGTGGATGTCGGTGCGGTCATGACGCGGATCGGTGGGGGCGGACATACGCAGGCGGCTTCTGCCGGCTTCCGGGACATAGAGATCCAGGAATTGCTCGACCGCATTGCGCGCGCCCTAGACGCGGAAGTCCGGCAGCCGCTCACGGCGCGCGACATCGCGTCTTCTCCCGTGCGGACGGTGACACCCGGTGCCAGCATGCACGATGCGGGTGAACTGATGGCGAGGTGGGGACACGGCGGGCTGCCGGTCGTCGAAGATGGCACGCTCGCCGGTCTCGTGACGCGCAAGGACGTGGACAAGGCGGTGCGCCACCAGCTCGACCATGCGCCGGTCACCGGGTTCATGGCTCGCGACGTCATTACTGTATCGCCCGGCACCGACTTGATCACGCTCGAGCACCTTCTAGCTAGCCAAGGAATCGGTCGCTTGCCGGTTGTGGAGGACCAGCGGATCGTGGGAATCGTGACCCGAAAGGACCTCCTGAGCGCCGAATTCGGCGACAAGTACCTCGACCGCAGGGTCCCCCAGGCGCGCGGGCGCTCAACCCAGCGGTTCCTGTCCTCGGTCGAGTCTCTCCTGCCCGAGGAGGCCTACGCAGCCCTGCACGATCTTGGAGCGCTGGCCGAGGAGGAGGGCTTGCGGCTGCATGTGGTGGGCGGATTCGTGCGCGACATGCTCCTTGGCAGGAAGAACCTCGACATGGATGTCGTGGTCGAAGGTGACGGGGTGGCGTTCGCGGAGAAGGCCGCGCAGACCCTCGGGGGGCGGGTGAAGGTGCACCGGCGGTTCGGGACGGCGGTCCTCGTGCTGAGCAAGACCCTTCACGTGGACATCACGAGCGCACGGACCGAGTACTACACGCGCCCCGGAGCCTTGCCGACGGTGGAGAGGTCGTCTCTTAGGCAGGACCTGTTCCGCCGCGACTTCTCCGTGAATGCGATGGCTGCCTGCCTCAATCCCGATTGCTTCGGCCAGATCGCCGATCCGTTCGGCGGACTGCGCGATCTGGAGCGGCAGACGCTGCGTGTGCTGCATTCGCTCTCGTTCGTCGAGGACCCCACACGGGTGCTCCGCGGCGCGAGGTTCGAGAGGCGCTACGGCTTTTCGATGGACTCTTCGACCGAAGCGCTTGCACGTCGCGCCGTCGAGATGAACATGCTCGACGAGGTCAGCGGTGCACGTCTGCGCGAGGAGATGCTCGACATCATAGACGAGGACGCACCATCCGAGGTGTTCGAGCGGTTGCGGGAGCTGGGCGTCCTGGATGTCCTGCTTCCCGAGGGTGTCAGTTCGTCCGCTGTCATCGAGGGCCTGTTCGCTGTCGAGCGTGCATACAAGCGGTTGAGCCCGATGTTTGGCCGGGAGCCCCGCAGACGTGTGACGCTTGTGGCCGCCCTGTTGGCCGGCGCCGGACATGGACCTGCGGAGCGCTGGCTGCGTCACATGCGGTTTGGTCGCGAGTATGGCGAGCCTGCGATCGCGCTCGCGGAACGGGGGCCTGCGACCGTGCGGCGACTTCGCGATGGCCGCGGTATGCGTGACAGCCGCCTGTACCATCTGCTCTCGACGGTGCCGGACGAGGCGGTCGTCTGGGTGTGGGCCACAGGAGGCACGCTGGTCCGCGAGCGAGTCGAGCACTATGTCGACGTCGTGTCGCGCATCAAGCCCGAAGTCTCAGGCAAAGACCTCATCGAGATGGGACTGACTCCGTCAGCGCGCTTCTCGGCTATACTTGCGCAGGCCCTTGACGACCGGCTGGATGGCAAGGCGGTCGGGCGCGAGGCCGAGAGAGCAAACCTGCAGCGTCTCGTCACGAAACACGAGCGCATCACTGCCAAGGAGAACTGA
- a CDS encoding site-2 protease family protein, producing the protein MSGSDLTMLVIRFVVLVPAIVFHEVAHGYAAYLLGDTTAKDRGRLSLNPVKHIDPFGTILMPLLMVVMFGFGFGYAKPVPVNPHRFKDYRKGMFLTGIAGPAANLLLAMVAGIAARALDLFGGALGAVGGYAWLFFFYFCLMNLVLMFFNLIPIPPLDGSRVVPLFLSDRAMRAYAKWERYGFVIVFGLIFFGPRLFGFDPIGVYFAWTVEPLLRLFAGAGF; encoded by the coding sequence GTGTCCGGATCCGACCTGACCATGTTGGTGATTCGCTTTGTCGTGCTCGTTCCCGCGATCGTCTTTCACGAGGTGGCCCACGGGTATGCGGCGTATCTCCTTGGCGACACGACGGCCAAGGACCGGGGCCGTCTGTCGCTGAATCCGGTCAAGCATATCGACCCGTTCGGCACGATCCTCATGCCGCTGCTCATGGTAGTGATGTTCGGCTTCGGCTTCGGGTACGCCAAGCCCGTGCCTGTGAACCCACACCGGTTCAAGGACTACCGCAAAGGCATGTTCCTGACCGGCATCGCAGGGCCGGCGGCCAACCTCCTGCTTGCGATGGTGGCCGGAATCGCGGCGCGGGCGCTGGACCTGTTCGGTGGTGCGCTGGGCGCAGTCGGTGGCTACGCGTGGCTGTTCTTCTTCTACTTCTGCCTCATGAACCTCGTGTTGATGTTCTTCAACCTCATCCCCATACCGCCTCTGGACGGCTCGCGCGTGGTGCCGTTGTTTCTTTCGGATCGCGCTATGCGCGCGTATGCGAAGTGGGAACGCTACGGGTTCGTGATCGTGTTCGGCCTGATATTCTTCGGCCCGCGGCTCTTTGGCTTCGACCCGATCGGCGTCTACTTCGCATGGACCGTCGAACCACTGCTGCGCCTGTTCGCGGGGGCCGGCTTCTAG